One segment of Candidatus Neomarinimicrobiota bacterium DNA contains the following:
- a CDS encoding RnfABCDGE type electron transport complex subunit B, giving the protein MDLTALLVSMVSMGGLGALFSAGLSLANKRLQVVEDPRIREVTEALPGANCGACGYAGCAHYAEKLVSGEAELTACNVASSDAIEEIAGLLGIEPTITEPKVARIMCQGGLAEATRKAEYIGIQSCLAADLMVGGEKQCSYGCLGYGDCIDSCPFDALYLNDNGLPVVVEDRCTGCGKCVDACPRGVIELHPKSHRLFILCKNHDAPKEARRMCTKACIGCQICVRAVSDGQIIMDDNLAVIDYNLYGQEATLPTDRCPTDCLVVFENQAVMNEEVSPQ; this is encoded by the coding sequence ATGGATCTGACGGCCTTACTGGTGTCGATGGTGAGCATGGGAGGCCTTGGGGCCTTATTCTCGGCGGGCCTTTCGCTGGCCAATAAGAGACTGCAGGTAGTGGAGGACCCCCGCATCCGGGAGGTGACCGAGGCCCTGCCTGGGGCCAATTGCGGCGCCTGCGGCTATGCCGGTTGTGCGCATTATGCTGAGAAGCTGGTCTCAGGTGAGGCGGAGCTGACCGCGTGCAATGTGGCCTCTTCGGATGCGATCGAGGAGATCGCGGGCCTTCTGGGGATTGAACCCACGATTACTGAACCGAAAGTCGCCCGGATCATGTGCCAGGGTGGTCTCGCAGAAGCCACCCGAAAGGCCGAGTATATCGGCATTCAATCCTGTCTGGCGGCCGATCTGATGGTGGGCGGCGAAAAGCAATGCTCCTATGGCTGTCTCGGTTATGGCGACTGTATTGATTCGTGTCCCTTCGATGCGCTGTACTTGAATGATAACGGCCTGCCCGTGGTGGTGGAGGATCGCTGCACGGGATGTGGAAAATGCGTGGACGCCTGCCCGCGGGGAGTTATCGAGCTGCATCCCAAATCACACCGGCTCTTTATTCTCTGCAAGAATCATGATGCGCCCAAGGAGGCGCGCAGAATGTGTACGAAAGCTTGCATCGGGTGTCAGATATGCGTGCGGGCGGTGAGCGATGGCCAGATTATTATGGATGATAACCTCGCGGTCATTGACTACAATCTGTATGGACAGGAAGCAACCCTGCCGACTGACCGTTGTCCGACCGACTGCCTGGTTGTGTTTGAGAACCAAGCGGTGATGAATGAGGAGGTCTCTCCGCAATGA